The nucleotide window TTTCACCGaaaatttgcttttattttatttggtAATAacttgaaataaaaaatgaaacaattaattattattaaaatagtattatataaatatattagtaATAACTAACATGAGAGATATTATAATAGAAATATCTATTTAAATATACCTTCcatataaatgtttataaaGTTTATAACTAATGTTAAAtgctatatatttattggaGAAAATGGagattaatataaatgaacGTGTGTTAACATATCCATTATGTGCTTATATATACTCATAACAACCactattttcattttatatattacgaaaaaaaaaaattaatgatatATGTGTGGAATTTCCTTATTAActgataaaatttatattttaaaaaaaatagcaatattattaatttctCTAATATGATACATGTTTTCTATATACGTTTaactaataataaaaataacaagaaaaacatgcatgaaaatattttttattaaatttcaCTCAAgaggataaaaatatatattatatttgaGCTAAAattaacagaaaaatattttgcatgGAAATAAATGTGTCctcaattatttaaaattgtatgttaaaattaagtttactttaatatattctactatgaatattatataaaactaATTACATGaattataaaacatatttaagtGCAATACTCCATTcccataattatattttcgtATTTGTGCAAAAGAAATGTATtttcaatattattttattccacATTCTAAAGGAGATTTCTCtaatattaagaaaatataattttaatttaaataacgttctaaaaaaaaaataaatattaaagcTATCAGTGATAAAAAGCGATGTACCCATGACGTATGatgaatgaataaaatgaacCAATTGGTTATactttaaaattaatgattTATGACAAATTCtactattattttattaaactaTATTAAtgatcaaaataaaaaaaagtttctaTGACAAGATAGATTGGATAATAATATGTTAACACATGAAATTCATAATATATCAggaattcattttattttaaaattatattaagattgatttataattaaatacatttatcatttaatttgcattatatttaatgtgAATATACTACATCTTCTTAATACATAATTTTCGTTTACTTAAATATCTATTTtttgatataaaaattttacattttaccGTAAATTATTTACCCTCGAATATTACATTAAGGATCATCAAATAAACTGTGTGATATCTTATTGTTTACTATAAATTaagataattataaataccACATATAATAAGCattagtatattatatataaatatttaatacaaAAGAGTATTCCAAAAGAATacgttaataaaaattaaattattataataaaaatcacTGCACatatctattttttctataaattgATAATTTCCCTGTGTATCGTGCTAAGCTACTGAgccaaattttattatatgaataactaaataaataagcaTAATATACAAGTTTATTTATTGTTGTGCtataaatttcattataaaatttagaacaatataatatataaaataatatctAAAATTACatgattaaatttaaaatatctaTCGAAAAAACATTGtttaaatgttatttatatCTTTCTCTAATATTTTAGcgaataataaattaacaattttttacaacaagtttaattgtttttaataaaaaatgaagaagaatccATGTGAAGGGAATGCAAAAAACGTAACTCATCAGTTTTTATTtagcatatataaaataaatatatattcaaataatacatatgaaACTTGtataacattaaaatttatatattttaattttattttaatttcgttataaattatgattgatcctttttccctttagtATCTCCATTATAATTGTTACAATACGTTATATGAGTACTTCAAGAAATTAACTTTTAGTACGACAGATGAGgataatttagaaaaaaccAAGACAGAGTTACAAATGAATACAAGAGAATATTCTGCGtataataatcattttaaaaaactagCAACGTTTTTGAATGGAAATCATGCTTTTATTGAATATACTCGTGTTCCAAgttgtatttatattaactactggttaaataaaaatattcaagaAGAACATAATTCcctatataatgaaaaatctTTTGATATCTTCAAAGAATTTACCCATACTTactcaaaaataaaatataacaatgaaaataattcatgtagggaatatataaaacttCTAAACCCGATTGAATATCATAGAATGGGTATCTTAAATACGTTGTATAATCTGTATGATCTACTTGGATCATCCGTTTACCATAATTACCCACATCCACCGTGTACTTTTGTTAGTCTATTAGCTAGAGAATATAGGGATATTTTTAGTTCTCCTGAAACGTATAAAGATTTATTTAATCAATTAAAATCACTTAAAGATTTAATTGTAAAAAGAGAATTGCACCTTAAATTAGAATGTCCAACGAAATTTTCACAGATAACATTACCAAAGGAAGATACCCACAATTCTGTAGGACATAATGTAGAGAAAGATACGAAAGTAAGTTTATCAGTTCCATCAGAAACAGATTCAACTGGTCtacaaggaaaaaattcagaTAGTAGGACAATTACAGAAGTAACATTACCCCTATCAACTAATCTAGGACAAACAGAATTAAATCAACCAGAGAAACCAGCAACAGGGGTAACAATCGAAAATCAACATTTAGTAACGGCCCAAGAACCAGCGCATTATTTGGGAAGGACaccagaagaagaagtacatGGAGAAACACAACATGCACAATATCGAAGATTACCAGAAGCAAGTTTCACAGAACAAAGAGTTGATGACCCATATAACACACTCAACGTGTTTTCATATCAAAGGCCTCACCATGTAGATATTCATACCCATCCAGAAAAATCAATGTCCCCTACGAGTCAATCAGAAGATGTAGGAGTAATGACAAATATACAAAACGCTTTTTCTAGCATTGTACAAAATGTTGATCCAGCACCTGTTCttggtgtatctggtgggatgggtgttttatttgtactttttaaggtattcaaagttttaaaaatataatcataaGTCTatattactttaaaaaaaaaattatcgttatcatataattatgtttaaAACTCTTTAAATTTTGCTCTTAATTTTAGTATACTCCATTTGGATCCTTttttggaggaagaagaggacgaTTCCGTCAAATTCCTAGCAGTTTCAGAGGATTTCAACCAGATTTCGCAAATTTTCAGGAATATGAAGGTGGGCATATTGGATATGGTCCAATCAATATAAATCCTCTCGCGGAATAGGCCGTGTTGCGctatttcttcaaaaattataaatttatttaaaatatcatcaaaataagaaacaatataaaaaatataactctttttaataaatcaaATTTATCTATGAAGTAAGCACGGTATAAAAGGTTTAACtcaattttgctttattcattaaataaattatacagaATGTatcattcatataaat belongs to Plasmodium vivax scf_6614 genomic scaffold, whole genome shotgun sequence and includes:
- a CDS encoding variable surface protein Vir6, putative (encoded by transcript PVX_014630A) — translated: MKKNPCEGNAKNYLHYNCYNTLYEYFKKLTFSTTDEDNLEKTKTELQMNTREYSAYNNHFKKLATFLNGNHAFIEYTRVPSCIYINYWLNKNIQEEHNSLYNEKSFDIFKEFTHTYSKIKYNNENNSCREYIKLLNPIEYHRMGILNTLYNLYDLLGSSVYHNYPHPPCTFVSLLAREYRDIFSSPETYKDLFNQLKSLKDLIVKRELHLKLECPTKFSQITLPKEDTHNSVGHNVEKDTKVSLSVPSETDSTGLQGKNSDSRTITEVTLPLSTNLGQTELNQPEKPATGVTIENQHLVTAQEPAHYLGRTPEEEVHGETQHAQYRRLPEASFTEQRVDDPYNTLNVFSYQRPHHVDIHTHPEKSMSPTSQSEDVGVMTNIQNAFSSIVQNVDPAPVLGVSGGMGVLFVLFKYTPFGSFFGGRRGRFRQIPSSFRGFQPDFANFQEYEGGHIGYGPININPLAE